GCCGTCAGTGTCGTATACAGATACGGTTTTATTGATAATCTTGACGGTACAGCCGTTCTTGTCCACAATGGGCTTTATCTTGGGCTCGCCTGTGCCACCGCCGTTACCATCATCACCGCCTGGTTCGTCCCCTCCGTTATCATTACCGCCGTTACCACCTCTCGGTTTGCCTTGGCCTGGTTTGAAGCCATCATCCTGTTCTACTTCACCGTCCCATTCGGGGTCGTTAAAGAGGCGTGCTACATTGCGGAAGTCCATTACTACGAAATAGGTCTTGCCATCCGCTTCGCGGATTCGTGTTCCACGACCAATGATTTGCTTGAAGGTTGTCATGGAAGTAATGTTCTTATCGAGGACTATCAGCTTTGTCATTTTGCAATCTGCGCCAGTAGACAATAGCTCCGATGTGGTTGCAATAACAGGGTAGGGGGAAGATACCGAAATGAAATAGTCCAGCTTGCTCTTGCCGTAAACGTCCGACCCTGTAATTCTAACGCAATAGTCGGGATTTTCCTTTACCATATCGGCGTTAAGGTTATTCAGGGCTATCCGCATCCGCTCTGCAGCATCTTCCGTGGCACAGAACACAATGGTCTTTTGCATCCGTCCCGTCTGCTTTAGGTATTCGGTTATTTCATTAGCTACTTGGTCAATCCTGTCCTGAATGATAATGTTGTAATCATAATCCACGTTGTTGTATATGCGGTCTTCGATTTCGTTGCCGTATATATCCAACTGCCCTTTACGCGGCCTCCAACCGTCACCGATATTGGTAGTCACGTTGATAACGCGGAAGGGGGCTAAGAACCCGTCCTCAATGCCTCGTTTTAGGCTGTACTCATAGATAGGCTTGCCAAAATAATCAATATTTGAGACTGTGTTGGTTTCCTTGGGGGTAGCCGTCATGCCGATTTGGGTAGCACTGGAGAAGTATTCCAATATTTTACGCCAACGGCTTTCTTCCTTTGCAGAACCGCGATGACATTCATCTACAATTATCAAATCGAAGAAGTCAGGCTTGAAACACTGGCTAAAGTTTTCCGATTCGCCTTCGGCCTCTTCATCAGCCTTGCCTGTCTGTTGGTATAAAGCAAAGTATACTTCATAAGCGTTAATAGTGCTCTTATCATCCTTGGCAAAGTTTATCTTGTGAATGGTCTTTCCCAACGGCGCAAAGTCCTGCTCTATGGATTGGTCTACCAAAATATTGCGGTCGGCCAGGTACAGAATCTTTTTCTTGACCCCAGCTTTCAATAAACGATAGACGATCTGAAAGGCTGTATAGGTTTTACCCGTTCCAGTTGCCATAACTAGCAGAATACGCTCCTGCCCACGGGCTACCGCATCGAGGGTACGGTTCACGGCAATGCGTTGGTAGTACCGAGGCTCATGGGTTGTCTGGCTTGAATAATACGGTTGTTTAATCAGCTTGATTTCGGCATCATTAAAGCCCTCGCCGTTATTGACTTCCTGCATTAACCTTGCCTTTAGTTCTTCCATAGTAGGGAACTCATCGAGAGAAAGCTCCCGTTCCTTTCCCGTCAAGAAGTCATGCTCATAGAACCCGTCACCGTTAGAACTATACGCAAATTTCAAATCTAACTTCCGGGCATAGTCCATCGCCTGCTGCAAACCGAAGGAAACAGAGTGGGCGTTGTCCTTGGCTTCTACAACAGCAATGGGATAATTGGCATTTAGATATAGCAGGTAGTCTACCTTTTTAGGCTTGCCACGGGAAACCATATTGCCCCGCAGATTTATCTTCCCATCCGTGATACGGGTCTCCATAGTTATATGGTCTTTCCACTTCGCCTGGATAGCGGGAGTTATGTAGTTAAGTTTGATGTCCTCTTCCGTCATCTGTTTCTTGTCTATGATAGGCATAAGGAACGCCTCCTGCTCTGTTGCGGGTTGTGACTTACATAATATGTATATATTCTTTATTATAGCATAGTTGACCTTCTTGCTTTGTAAACGAATCGAAAAAAGGGATTGACATGTCAAAAGATGAAAGATACAATATATAGCGTTACGGCACATGATAACCACAATATAATGTAGGGGGCACATAATTAGTAAAAACAATCAAACTCGTGATAGCGTAAAAGCTAAAAAGAAGGTCAAAAGTAAACACTTGCGGATGTCAAAAGACATTTTTTATGGTTGGATTAAGTGCTTTTATATCCCTTGCGACTTGTCAAGAGGTGAGCAGGCCGTATTTTCTTACGTAGCGCAACATAGACGGCTTAGGGAATTTGACAACGCTATAATAGATAAGGACGGCGAACCAATGGAAGTTAAAAACCTATTGGAACGGCTTACAATGAAGTACGATAGTAACGGACGGGGGCTTATTGCTGGATTAAAGAAAAAGGGAATCATAGCGAAGTCTAAAGGCATCTTGTATTTGAATCCATACATAGCACACAAAGGGGGCGTAATGGCAAAAAGTACGCTAAAGTTGTTTGAATACTTCAAGTTTGGGGAAGAAGAAGCCGAGGACTTAAAGGATATGCTCCCATTTGACGAAGAAGCACCAACAACACCGCTGGAAGAAATACCAATGGAAGACCTACCTTTTTAATGTCTTATATCAGTGTACGTTTGTTTTGGGCTATACTTTTCTAAAATGGCGTGTTTGAAAAAAGTGCGTTTTGTCTGTGAAATATGTAATTTTTTTATTATACGTATGGGAATATATGACAAAATAAAAATAGGCAAATTGCGGGAAGCCTTGCGGGACAAGGGCTGACGGCCATCTAAGAATTCAATCGTATATATAATATAAGGGGACTTATAGGGGTAAGTTCTCTTTTTTCTTTCTAGTGCGGTCATCGTTGATAGATACTCATTTTCCTACGCGTGTATCACGCTACGGATAAGTTGCAAGCAACTTACTTCTTTTTGTGCTTATGCACCAGTTCCCTGCCGGGGGCTCTTACGAATCGGAAAAGCTTTCGGGGTTAGGGGCGTGGCAACTTATGAAGGTATAACGTAGATAACCTAGTGGTGGCGGTAAAAGGGAATAAGTTCTTCCGATGTGGTAAGTGATAGCGAAGTGGTAACGTAGCAACAGAAACAGTATACTAAAAAAAAGAAAACCGTGAACACGAAACACCGTGAAGTCGTGAACGTTGGAAAGGCGGTAGACTTGACAATCCAATACTTTATTTACACAGAGGCATTATTTGGAGGCAGTATACTTGCGTAAGAGGGCAGGACGGCTTATCAAGTAGGGGGCGTGAGGATTACAAAGGGGGCACTAGGGAAGTAGTAAAACAGGAGCGCTGCTTCCGATGTGATAATTAAAGAATAGTGTAGCGGTAGAGAAATGATAAAAGTAACTGACATGAAAAAGTATACATGAACATGAGGGAACACAAGGCGATTATAGGAACGTGGATGCATGACGACAGCAAGGGGGGGCGTTGACGATGAGGGGATTGACAAAATGCAACATACAGAACTGACAACTGCAAATAGGAATCTACAACAATATGCGGAAAATAATGCACTTACATGATTATGGTACGTTGTAACATAATTGATAACAACAATCATTTACGGTTCATAACATCTGTAGTAGCTGATAGCTATTATCAAATGTGTTACGGAAAGCTGTTACATTGCGAGAGGTAACAAAAAACAAGCACAGAAAACGAAGCGGGAACGCCGATACCAACAAGGGTGCAAGGGGGCTTTGTATAAGGTGTTACGGAAAAGGGCTGTATAGCGTTAACGGTGTTACATTATTTAAGGGAAAATAGCAACACGAAAAGAGCAAGGGGTATAGTTATATAGGGGCATCAAAACAAGGTACGAAAAACGCACAAAAAATAGGAGATTCTTCCGGGGCTGGCCGTTTCTTCCGATATGTAAAACAAAGATGATTGCATCAATATATGTATCATAAACAGAAGTGATGAAACAGATAATTGATAATAAATCTAACTGATGGTAATTACGGTTAACCACAGTTAGGAACAGTTCTCAATCATAACACATCAAAAAAACCCCTATTTATGTATGGGGGGCAATTTTTTCTAAACCTAAGGCGCTGTATATAATCGGCTTCGTCCCCTTTGAGTGGTTCAAGCATCGTATAGGTAAATTTGAAACTTCAATAACTTGTCCGATAAGACAACCAGGACAGTCATTATAGACCAAAAGCCCCCGTCATGCTTACGCACGAGCGAGGGCCCGGAGGTCTTTCTATGCAGTGAATATTTTAACAAATTTAGTAGACTATTTCAAGAACATGTTTCCGATAGGAGAAAAGACTACTTGACTGAATTGGATATACGAGCTATGATGGGCTGGAAAAAAAGATATTTTATTTATTTAGATAGGGGTTATTTAGGTTTTTAATTGTCCGAGTGGCGTCCCCCATCGGGGCTCTGACTCGAAATCAAGTGTGGTTAATAGCCACCGTGGGTTCGAATCCCACCCTCTCTGCCATTGAGATTAAAGGGCTCGCGCGATTTTGTGCGGGTCTTTTTTGCTGTCCGTTTTTTGCGTTCAGCGGGTAACACAAAGGTATTTTTCCAACCGTTACGAGCCGTTTCGGGACTTTTTTCCGTCAGATAGTTGGGGACGAACAAACAGATTTTTCCGCTCTGGTCGTCCCCCTTTGACGCAGGCTACAAAGACCGCGGCGTAAAAGCCCATCCCTCCTTCTGCGTCCTGCGCCAAACCGCCATGCCTGCCGTGCTGGTGGAAACCGGCTTTATCGACAGCGAGGACGTAAACCTCCTCACCCGCCACGGCGACGACATAGCAAGAGCCCTTGCCCGGGGCGTGACGGATTACGCAAATTTTCTTGCCAGTGCGTAGGTGAGGTGGTATAATAAAGCTACAAATGAAGTAATGATGGTAGCCCACTGGGTTCACCGATAAAAGAGTCTGCAGCTTGGTAACCTGCGAGACTCTTTTATTTTGCCTGAATAGAGAAAAGGTGCTGTGATGAAATGCGAAATCATTTTATCCACGCACCAACTCTTACTTTATATGAAATGCTGTCTAATCCTTGAATGTCACACTGATGCCTTATTCAGCGATTGGACACAGATTTTTCGCTTTCTGCCGAAATTTACTCAATCTGACAAACATCTTGCTTTGCCACCTCCTTTTCGATAAACTATATTGAGAACATCTATCAGGAGGAACTTATGATTATACTCATCTTTCCCACCACGAAAATGGAGCCGCTCCCTTGATAATACTGGGGCATCGCGTAAGATATAAAGCCTCTCTTGACAAAAAAGCAATCTGCTGTTTATCCTGTCTATAGACAATGACAACTTCACAATACACTGTCAGAGGATGAGAGTATTCGCCAGTGACGATACCAAGGAACCGCATTATACTATGTTTCATTACAACTGTTTTGGGGAGGCCTATGCAATTATTATATGTTTTTATCGGGTTCTTTATTAGCTCATCTGTATTGAAGTAAACACGAAACAAGGAGCATCTTTATGACACTGCGTCATTTCCAAATTTTTCTCTATGTCCACGATGAAGGCGGCATGACCCGAGCCGCCGAAAAACTGCATATTTCCCAGCCCTCGGTGAGTCAGGCCATTCGAGAGATGGAAGAGCATTATGGAACGAAGCTCTTTGAACGGCTGGGCAAGAAGCTTTTTTTGACCGTAGCTGGGGAAGAACTCTTGCAGTATGCCCGTCACATCGCCGGCCTTGTTAACCAGTCAGAATCTGCTATGCAGGATTTTGCTGACGGCTCGCCCTTGCGAATTGGTGCCACACTGTCTGTGGGAGAAAGCATATTTATCCCATTGCTGGACAGATTCCGCAAAATCTGTAGGCAGCGGGTATACTCGTACATTCACAATACTGCTACTTTGGAAAAAGCCCTGCTGAATGATGAATTGGATTTGGCCCTGGTAGAGGGAAACATACATTCTCCCTATCTGAAGGAACATCCCTTTATGGCCGATGAACTGGTATTCCTGGCTGCTCCCCATAATCCTATCCCTCGTACTATTTCCGACCTGTCCCAAATGCCTTTCATTACCCGTGAAGTAGGCAGCGGCACTCGGGAACTCTTTACGCGTATTATGACGGAACAGGGTATAAAACCTAAGATAATCGGCACCTACAATAATTCCGAAAGCATAAAGCAGGCGGTCATGGCAGGTTTTGGTATAGCTGTGCTGTCAGAACGGGTTGCCAACCATGAACTTGCTGCAGGCAAACTGAGCAAGTTTGACATTCCAGGCATTTCCTTTACACGGACTTTTCGGATTGTCTGCCATGTCAATAAATATCAGACGCCAGCCCTGGAGAATTTCATTGACCTTTGCGGCAATTTTGATGATTATCATAGGTTATAACCTATGATAATCATCAAATCATAGTATTTTACAATTTCCCCAGCAAATGTTAGGATGTTTCCATAATGATATTCAAGGAGGCATCTTAACAAATGAAAAAAGAACACATACGCGGTATTTTGCTGGCGTTGGTCATTGCCATACCAGCCTGGCTTTTGGGCAAGCAGTTTCCTATTATCGGCGGGCCGGTATTTGGCATCCTGCTGGGCATGCTGCTGGCTGGAATAAAGCGCCCCACGGCCTTAGAGCCTGGCATCGCCTTTACAGGCAAAAAGATACTTCAATACGCCATTATCCTGTTGGGTTTTGAGATGAACCTCTTTCATGTGCTAGACATTGGCAGCCAGTCCTTTTCCGTCATGATATTTACCCTGCTAACAGCATTTATGGTAGCCTTGGTGGTAGGCAAAATGCTGCATCTTGACCGCAATACCACCACCCTTATTGGCGCAGGTACGGCCATCTGCGGCGGCTCAGCTATTGCAGCGGTTGCTCCCGTTATTGGTGCCAAGGACAAGGACATCGCCTTTTCCATCTCCACCATTTTTCTCTTCAACGTTCTGGCTGTATTTATTTTCCCCTTTTTGGGCCATCTGATGAATATGTCTGACCTGGGCTTTGGCATGTGGGCCGGGACAGCGGTAAACGATACTTCCTCCGTGGTAGCTGCGGGGTATTCTTATAGCGAAGCAGCTGGTGGCCTTGCCACCATTGTAAAACTCACCCGAGCTCTGATGATTGTTCCGGTCTGCCTGATTTTTGCCCTGCTGATGGCACGGGAAAAATCAAGCAGTGGTGCTGGCTTTAACTTCAAAAAGATTTTTCCCTGGTTTATCCTGTGGTTTGTAGTGGCTTCCATTGTCAACACCACCGGCATTCTGCCGGAAGCACTCTCGCAAGCACTGGGCACCTGGGGCAGATTCGCCATTGTCATGGCCATGACGGCCATTGGCCTGAACACCCGGCTCGGGGAACTGGTAAAGCATGGCTTAAAGCCCATTTTCCTGGGGCTTTGCTGCTGGGCAGCGGTGGCCTGCATGTCCCTGCTGATACAGTATCTGATTGGTATTGTATAAGAGCAAATACTTATGCTGGTAAGTTTAATAATAAACTTAGTATACAGTTTTCAAGAAGCCGTCAGGTTTTTGCATGTGGGAAGTTTGAGATTATACTGAAATCCCTAGCTTATTTCTTAATTGCCGGCCTTTTTGAAATCGGTGGCGGCTATCTAATATGGTTGTGGCTCCGAGAAGGAAAAAGCATCTATTTTGCTCTTATGGGCGCTATCATACTTATCCTTTACGGCGTGATACCCACATTTCAACCTGAAGGAAATTTTGGCCGCATATACGCTGCATATGGAGGAATTTTCATTGTCATGTCTCTCCTATGGGGCTGGGGCATAGACCATATAACCCCAGACCGCTTTGACATCATTGGTGGTCTTATTGCCATGATTGGTGTCTTTGTCATTATGTACTGGCCTCGTTAATTTTATCAATAAAAGGCGCTGTGATGAAATGCGAAAGCATTTTATCCACAGCGCCTCATTTATTTGTTAAAATCCGCCCCCGTAGGAAGCTGTGTTTTTAAGTCTTCCGGCAGTTCCCGTGTCAGGCGGTACTCACTGACGCCCATAGGCTTACTCATATCTCGCAGGGAGTATTCCGCCACCACGTTGTTTTTGTTTTTGCAGAGAATCAGTCCGATGGAAGGATTGTCCCACTCGTGACGAAGCTGGCTGTCCACCGCTGACAGGTAGAAATTCAATTGACCGGCATACTCCGGCTTGAAGTCACCAGTTTTCAGCTCAATGACAAAATAGCACCGCAGATTCAGGTTATAGAACAAAAGGTCAATAAAGAAATCATCGCCACCCACATTCAGATGGTACTGCTGCCCCACAAATGCAAACCCCTTACCCAGTTCCAGCATGGTCTTGGTCACATCCTTGACCAATGCATCCTCTATATCCCGCTCCAGCATATCCTCCCGCATTTCGATAAAATCGAAAATATACGGATCTTTCATGGTATCCCGAGCCAGTTCACTCTGGGGCTTTGACAAAAGCTGGGAGAAATTGCTTATCTTCGGCGCCGTCTCCTGCCGCTCATAAAGCCGGCCCTCAATCTGATGCGTCAAAACATTTTTGGACCAACCATTTTCAATGGCCTTACGGGCATACCACAAACGCGGTTCCATATCCTTGACCTTTTCCATCAGAACAATATTATGCGACCATGGTAATTCTGCAGACACTGTCTGCAGAATCTCTTTGTCCGTCATCGCAGCAAATTTCTTCATATACCAAAGGTTACGCACAGAAAAGCCCTTCATCCGTGGAAAATCGCTTCTTATTTCAGCGGCCAGCCTTTCTACAAAAGAGTTTCCATAGGCAGCATTTTCATTCAGCAGCGTACCAATCTGCCAATAAAGCAAGATAAGCTGACTGTTGACCTGCAGAATGGTCTGGTACTGGGCCTGACGGATTTGAGCCTTTATGGTATTTATAAGCTGTAATTGCTCAGTGCTTGATACAACACTATCTGTTTTCATATGCAATATTCAATCTCCTTATTATGATGGATACAGGCCCGCAAGAGCATATTATCAATAAATCAGCCCCCCCATACTCTCCCGATAGCGTTTCTTGAACTGCATCAGATTGATGATTTCTGCCTGATCCATAGCCGGCAGTTCCGCAAACTCCCGAGCGAACCGGGCCGTCTTTCCCTCTGCCGGTGCCCTTCCATGCACAAGCTCATCCATAGAGGTACCATACAGTTCTGCAAAAGCAGCTAACTCGCTGGCGCTGACTTCTCGCTTCCCCGCCTCAATGGCCACAATTGTCGTCCGTGCCATCCCCATCTGGTTGGCCACAAACTCCTGCGTCAAATGCAGCGCCTTTCTAGCCGCCTTTAATCTCTCGTGCATGATTTCACACCACCTTTATAACCAGTTTACTTGAGCATGTCAGCCTTGTCAATGTAAAATGTCGTAAAATCCGACATTAATTAAGAATCCAATACCGCCATCGTACACAGACAGCTGACATTGACCAGCCAGCCGCCCACTGTTACTTTTGTCTTCAAACTTGAGGTTCCAATCTGACACCTCAAGTTTATTTCCATCCATCAACTGCTTGCAGGACGTGCTGCGCGCCTCCCGCGCGTTACAATCCGGCATCCGCAGGCCGTGCCCTTGTCGGTAATTCATGGCAACAAGGCAGGTGGCACAGAGGGCAGGGAGCCGTCTCTGCACATGGACGCATCCGCGTCCATTCTCCGCCCCCTTTCCCCCTACGGCTCCGATGAACGGAGCCTACCCTCTTTCCCCGATTGCCCGCCCTGCGGTGCTGTGGCTCCTCAGGCGAACAGGGGAATAATGTGCCACGGGATAGGGGGACAGGGGGCTCGGCAGCCCTTCGGGACGACTACGGCGGCCTGCGAGCAAGGAGTGGGATAACTCGCGCCGCCGTACCCCCTGCCCTCAGTGCCTCGATATAAACAACAGGGCTAGTTGCAGCCTGCTCGTCATTCATGCGTATTCGGTTTGTGTCCGTCTGCTCGGGTGGACAGGCCTGCCCCCTCGGAATGCCACTGGCATTCCTCGACGCATCCGACACAAAATACGATAACAAAGTTTTCTGCTTGGCTTCAAAATATAAGGGATATCTTCATATAGCGATAATAGCCTTCATAATGTATACTATAAGTAATATAGCCAATAGCTAGTTATGGGAATGGGGGAATTGATATGCGAAAGATTATGGCCATAACCATGTTATTAGTTACCCTTTTGGCATCCACTTGTTTTGCCGCTGATTGGTATTGGCTTGTGTCAACAGATACTGCCAGTTTCTACGTTGACAAGAACAGCGGACAATGGAACGGCCTGCATCTTAACTGTTCGGAAAAAATTATCTTCGATGATGGTAATTACGCCTTGTATGATATTACCTATGATTATAGCGACTCTCATCGCATAAAAAGACGCCAAAACTTTATTTGGGTTTATAATGCAGATGGCTCATATATCGGTAGTGACCGCGGTTATGAATGGACAATCATCCCACCTGAATCTGTAGGCGAAGAAATTGCCCATAAGGTATTCTTTTTATTTAAGAGCAGAATAAAGTAATCTGTTTCTTTCATTTACCACTTCTGACAGGTCAACTAATCCCAATAATAATGACGGAGGTTCTACATGGAAAATGTCAATGTAGGCTATTATATAAAGTTACGGCGCAAGGAACTGGGGATGACTCAATCCCAGCTTGCACAAAAGGTGGGAAAGTCAGCTCAGGTAATTTCCAACTGGGAGTGGGGCTACAGTCCCAGTATGAAGATGGAGGAACTGGCCAAGGTGGCCACCTTCCTGCAGGTTAATGTGGGCTATTTTTTCCCGGCCGAGGAAAAACAACGGACAACTGACCCCCCGTAGTGGACAAACAACTGCGGGCTATTATTGACATTTATCCTTCCCTCAGCGATTACACCAAAGATATTATTGACGCCATCATTAAAGTGGCCAGAACACATAAATAAGCACGCATATCAAGGAGGCTGTGATGTAGCCTCCCTTTTTATGTCCACACCATGTCAGTCCGAGATTTATATTTAATTATGAATGCTTTCTGCAGCCACAATAAAAGAGAGCACATCGGATGATATGCCCTCTGGCTATGTCTTAGCCTATATCGCTATTATTTACCAACACAAGCGCTGGCGTTTTGTGTTTCAAATACATTTGCTGCCATAGTAATTTTATGACCACCACCGATAGGGAGTTTCATTTGTGTTTCATCTACATTTGCTGCCATAGAATTTGCATTACTGTCATGGAAGCTAGGACGGGGACGTTTCTTGCTCCCACCGGGATTGCATCGTCCACCAGCTACCATATCCAGTTCCATAACATCAATCTTATTCATGAGCTTTTCCATTTTATTTTCCTCCTCCACATCTTAGGGTGTTGTTATCTTGCTTTCTGTTCTTTATATCCCCGAATGCAAAAAGTGTGTAGGGTAATAGAAAAAAATTTTGTAATGCTTGACCTTATCAATCGTAAGTATAGACAAAGGTAAACAAAGTCAACTAAGTACAACAGAAAGGGGATATCAAAAATGATGGACAAGAAAGAACTTAACATGATGGAGATGGACATGGTGGCTGGTGGTAGTTGGTTGGACGATTTGATTGATTTCGGTCAGGATGCAGTTAAAGAAATAGCCCCGTATATAGAGGAATATCAAGAGTATCTGCCCTTACCAAGATAATCGCCTTTCTCCATCCAAGGGGGCGCAAAAAAGCTACTGTACAAACTCGACATGTGCAGTAGCTTCTCTTTGTATCCAGTTTTTATCTATACCTTATGACTTGTTTGCGTTCTACATGATACTCTTTAATCGAACGATTCGGACGACGATTATCAGGATAAACGTACCGCTTGCCTCCAGTCACCTTATCCAGTTCCATATCGTCCAGTTTGTTCATCATCAGCTTATCCATTTTATTTTCCTCCTCACAGGCTTGAGTGTTGTTTTTGCTTTCTGTTCTTTATATCCCCGAAAGCGAAAAGTGTGTAGGGTAATAGAAAAATTTTTTCGTACAGGCTGCGTAAGGGCTTTCTCCGATATGGGGAAGGCTCTTTTTTGTGGCAGAAAAACGGCGTATTATTGCCAGTCATCAGTAGCCCAGGCGATGAAGAATAGCAGACCGAGCACACACAATGCGGTAAATCCCATGATAATCAACTCCTTTTCGTGCAGGTTCGGCAGATTAGCAGGACAATCCTTTCTCCGATTCGAGGAAATTTCCTTGCACACAAAAAAAGAGAGCACATCTGATGATATGCCCTCTGTCTATGTCTTAGCCTATATCGCTATTAGCTGCCATAGAATTTGCATTACACATTAATTTTATGACCACCAGCGACAGGGAGTTTCCCGATAGGGAGTTTCCCGATAGGGAGTTTCATTTGTGTTTCATCTACATTTGCTGCCATAGAATTTGCATCATGTTTGCGAGGACGAGGACGAAGTTTTATAGAACCCCCAGATACCTTGTCCATTTCCATAACATCCATCTTGTTCATGAGCTTTTCCATTTTATTTTCCTCCTCACATCTTAGCGTGTTGTTATCTTGCTTTCTGTTCTTTATATCCCCGAAAGCAAAAAGTGTGTAGAAGAAAATAAAATTTTTTGCTTCCCCTCATAACTTTATCCGCCCGACCTTATTCTCCTTGTAGCTGTAAAAGAGGTTATCCCCCAGTATCACATGGTCTAATACTGGGATTTCCATAATGTCCCCGCAGAGCATTAAATGCTGCGTTACCTTTATATCCTCCTTGCTGGGCGCGGGCCTGCCGGACGGGTGGTTATGAGCCACGATAATCGCGGACGCTGAATAGCCCATTGCATCACGGAACACTTCCCGGGGATGTACCACCGCTCCCGACAAACTCCCCACCGATACAACAGACGTTCCGATTAGGCGGTGATGGATGTTCAAGGCCAGCAGTTCCCCATGACTTTTCATAATTATGTCCCAATCTTTCATTGTGCCCACTCCTTTTTCACTGCAAAGGCATCCGCCTTTTTACACGAGCATTTCACTTGAAGAAGTCCATGGGGATATTTCAATGACAAAAGCCGTTATCCTTCGATAACGGCTTGTCACGATATGCAACTTTTTAATGGGGCAGGGCCTGTTCCAGTCCAAAGCTCACCCGCATGGCGGCCATCCGGGCATCTGCCAGCACAGTCCGGTAGCCCTGTTCATACTGCTGCTTGGCGTAAGCGTCAACCAAGTGAATAATCTCCTCCAGCCGCCCTTGCGTCCACGGACTCATGGCATAGGCCTCCCCCAACTTGCCACGAACCAACGCTTGTAAATCCATTTCCATTTCCTAACATCCTCCTATTTTTAGGCCACAACCAAAAGCACTTAATACTCAATGCTTTCCTCATGTTCCCGTATTGTCCGTTCTATCATTTCATGGAACCCTGACAGGGCGGCAAAGGGTGCGAACTGTGCCGCCCGCTTTATCATGGGCATGCGCCGATGGTTTTTCGGTTCCGGACGGGGCATATTTACAATATCGGCATAATCTTCTTTTTCTCTGGTAACAAACATACTTTACGCCCTCTGTGCAATTCATCTACTCATAGTGTAATACAAAAAGAAGCGGTTGACAAGTCAAATTTTGACCGGTCAACCGCTTTGCTTATTGACTTGTCATTTTTCCAGCCGCCTTAGTTCCTGTATGAGTTCCCCCAGCTTGTCGGTGAATTTATCCATGGACTTCTAGAAGCTGGTCAATAGATAAAAGGTCACCACAATGGGAAAGCCCACAGCGGAAAAGGCGGTGAGTATGGTCTGCTCCACCTTTTCGCCACCTTATGGCAAGAGCTGTTCATCCACAATTCGCAGATACATGTACCTG
The Selenomonas ruminantium AC2024 DNA segment above includes these coding regions:
- a CDS encoding YeiH family protein; the encoded protein is MKKEHIRGILLALVIAIPAWLLGKQFPIIGGPVFGILLGMLLAGIKRPTALEPGIAFTGKKILQYAIILLGFEMNLFHVLDIGSQSFSVMIFTLLTAFMVALVVGKMLHLDRNTTTLIGAGTAICGGSAIAAVAPVIGAKDKDIAFSISTIFLFNVLAVFIFPFLGHLMNMSDLGFGMWAGTAVNDTSSVVAAGYSYSEAAGGLATIVKLTRALMIVPVCLIFALLMAREKSSSGAGFNFKKIFPWFILWFVVASIVNTTGILPEALSQALGTWGRFAIVMAMTAIGLNTRLGELVKHGLKPIFLGLCCWAAVACMSLLIQYLIGIV
- a CDS encoding PDDEXK nuclease domain-containing protein codes for the protein MKTDSVVSSTEQLQLINTIKAQIRQAQYQTILQVNSQLILLYWQIGTLLNENAAYGNSFVERLAAEIRSDFPRMKGFSVRNLWYMKKFAAMTDKEILQTVSAELPWSHNIVLMEKVKDMEPRLWYARKAIENGWSKNVLTHQIEGRLYERQETAPKISNFSQLLSKPQSELARDTMKDPYIFDFIEMREDMLERDIEDALVKDVTKTMLELGKGFAFVGQQYHLNVGGDDFFIDLLFYNLNLRCYFVIELKTGDFKPEYAGQLNFYLSAVDSQLRHEWDNPSIGLILCKNKNNVVAEYSLRDMSKPMGVSEYRLTRELPEDLKTQLPTGADFNK
- a CDS encoding LysR family transcriptional regulator yields the protein MTLRHFQIFLYVHDEGGMTRAAEKLHISQPSVSQAIREMEEHYGTKLFERLGKKLFLTVAGEELLQYARHIAGLVNQSESAMQDFADGSPLRIGATLSVGESIFIPLLDRFRKICRQRVYSYIHNTATLEKALLNDELDLALVEGNIHSPYLKEHPFMADELVFLAAPHNPIPRTISDLSQMPFITREVGSGTRELFTRIMTEQGIKPKIIGTYNNSESIKQAVMAGFGIAVLSERVANHELAAGKLSKFDIPGISFTRTFRIVCHVNKYQTPALENFIDLCGNFDDYHRL
- the hsdR gene encoding EcoAI/FtnUII family type I restriction enzme subunit R, producing MPIIDKKQMTEEDIKLNYITPAIQAKWKDHITMETRITDGKINLRGNMVSRGKPKKVDYLLYLNANYPIAVVEAKDNAHSVSFGLQQAMDYARKLDLKFAYSSNGDGFYEHDFLTGKERELSLDEFPTMEELKARLMQEVNNGEGFNDAEIKLIKQPYYSSQTTHEPRYYQRIAVNRTLDAVARGQERILLVMATGTGKTYTAFQIVYRLLKAGVKKKILYLADRNILVDQSIEQDFAPLGKTIHKINFAKDDKSTINAYEVYFALYQQTGKADEEAEGESENFSQCFKPDFFDLIIVDECHRGSAKEESRWRKILEYFSSATQIGMTATPKETNTVSNIDYFGKPIYEYSLKRGIEDGFLAPFRVINVTTNIGDGWRPRKGQLDIYGNEIEDRIYNNVDYDYNIIIQDRIDQVANEITEYLKQTGRMQKTIVFCATEDAAERMRIALNNLNADMVKENPDYCVRITGSDVYGKSKLDYFISVSSPYPVIATTSELLSTGADCKMTKLIVLDKNITSMTTFKQIIGRGTRIREADGKTYFVVMDFRNVARLFNDPEWDGEVEQDDGFKPGQGKPRGGNGGNDNGGDEPGGDDGNGGGTGEPKIKPIVDKNGCTVKIINKTVSVYDTDGKLLKQEDIIDYTKHNIVGEFASLQNFIRRWNSEKKKKVIEESFRDLGIDLKALKESQDMGDVDDFDFICYVAFGAKPLTRKERADNIKKRDFFSKYSGDARAVLEILLDKYMNEGIYEIEKTEIFKLADFAKFGKPSRIAKLFGGKQGYEMALQELEKEIYENEVV
- a CDS encoding N-acetylmuramoyl-L-alanine amidase family protein, with translation MGTNKQIFPLWSSPFDAGYKDRGVKAHPSFCVLRQTAMPAVLVETGFIDSEDVNLLTRHGDDIARALARGVTDYANFLASA
- a CDS encoding YnfA family protein encodes the protein MLLGSGGLHVPADTVSDWYCIRANTYAGKFNNKLSIQFSRSRQVFACGKFEIILKSLAYFLIAGLFEIGGGYLIWLWLREGKSIYFALMGAIILILYGVIPTFQPEGNFGRIYAAYGGIFIVMSLLWGWGIDHITPDRFDIIGGLIAMIGVFVIMYWPR